A stretch of the Lolium perenne isolate Kyuss_39 chromosome 3, Kyuss_2.0, whole genome shotgun sequence genome encodes the following:
- the LOC127338314 gene encoding uncharacterized protein, giving the protein MSAAATTTVSSGGSSRPTWILLNRYAKIGENTNETTTHCQVTDDMKICASLVRERPPLPSNLYVHCSGAALAERPSSLAMVDDLILFHVYVGSAYRVRSALPSYFFMYRADPNRPSLELLPHPPPQDRVRMYHAFGIFPRGGEEDHYTIASMIPQDRKDGIFTLRLYDSETKTWSSKKLSVESPQDDFPVPIPVNYRLLLSHNMSTVLTLGGTIGWVDLWRGVLFCDMLSGHHTLRGVPLPLPLKLTKPDGDPSDEELTSGRTSRGIAFVGGHLRLVEVRFKAAPVVFVYDQETGSPRWRIENWTITTWTNKEMSNSYDDWRMDGTFQASDIFLGDHLESELPPIDLQNLYVSDPVIGMNGNDMHVVYLTARENWRHPKSWVLAIDTRDRKVQSVVATPGPLSEEMRYYDANYCTCTIISK; this is encoded by the coding sequence atgtccgccgccgccaccaccactgtCTCCTCCGGTGGTTCCTCCCGCCCCACCTGGATCCTCCTCAACAGGTACGCCAAGATTGGCGAAAACACCAACGAAACCACCACGCACTGCCAAGTTACCGATGATATGAAGATATGCGCTTCCCTCGTCCGCGAGCGCCCGCCGCTCCCCTCCAACCTCTACGTGCACTGCTCCGGCGCCGCTCTCGCGGAGCGCCCATCCTCGCTCGCCATGGTGGACGACCTCATCCTCTTCCATGTCTACGTCGGGTCTGCGTACCGCGTCCGCTCCGCGCTGCCGTCCTACTTCTTCATGTACCGGGCCGACCCCAACCGGCCGTCTCTCGAGCTGCTGCCGCACCCGCCGCCGCAAGATCGGGTCCGCATGTATCATGCGTTTGGCATCTTCCCTCGCGGCGGGGAAGAGGATCACTACACCATCGCCTCGATGATTCCTCAGGACCGTAAGGACGGCATTTTTACACTTCGCCTGTATGACTCCGAGACTAAGACCTGGAGCTCCAAGAAGCTGTCCGTCGAGTCGCCGCAGGACGACTTCCCGGTTCCCATCCCCGTCAACTATCGCCTTCTGTTATCACATAATATGTCCACTGTGCTCACTCTTGGAGGAACAATCGGCTGGGTCGATCTCTGGCGCGGCGTCCTCTTCTGTGACATGCTCTCCGGTCACCATACCCTACGTGGCGTTCCGCTGCCGCTCCCACTGAAGCTGACCAAACCTGACGGCGATCCAAGCGACGAGGAGCTAACATCTGGAAGAACTAGCCGTGGCATCGCCTTCGTCGGTGGCCATCTCAGGTTAGTTGAGGTTCGTTTCAAGGCCGCCCCTGTTGTGTTTGTGTATGACCAAGAAACTGGGTCGCCTCGCTGGCGAATCGAAAACTGGACAATCACCACCTGGACCAACAAGGAGATGAGTAACTCCTACGATGATTGGCGCATGGACGGCACGTTCCAAGCTTCCGACATCTTCCTCGGCGACCACCTGGAATCGGAGCTACCGCCGATAGACTTGCAGAATCTTTATGTCTCTGATCCTGTTATTGGCATGAACGGAAATGACATGCATGTTGTTTACCTGACTGCGAGGGAGAACTGGAGGCACCCCAAATCGTGGGTCCTAGCTATTGATACGAGGGATCGCAAGGTGCAAAGTGTGGTGGCCACGCCCGGCCCTCTATCCGAGGAAATGCGCTACTACGATGCAAACTACTGTACCTGCACTATTATCTCCAAGTAG